One genomic segment of Gemmatimonas aurantiaca includes these proteins:
- a CDS encoding purine-nucleoside phosphorylase gives MNARVFETALHESRPPAMGAGAARIAADYIRQRAGDAMSHPLRPPVCGIVLGSGLGGLAEHIVDAVRIPFSHIPGFPTATVAGHAGQLLVGTLADRPVVALAGRFHMYEGHDAALAAFPVRVLHALGAPVYIASNAAGGVRRTFEPGDLMLIADHMNLMYRNPLIGRPEPGDERFPDMSDPYDRGLRALMRTAAQQVGVPLHEGVYCGLLGPTYETPAEVRMLERLGVDAVGMSTVPEVIVARAVGMRAVAVSCITNKAAGLSHQALSHAEVMDAGRAVAGRFESLITEFVRRLPDGG, from the coding sequence ATGAATGCCCGTGTGTTCGAAACGGCGCTGCACGAATCCCGTCCGCCAGCCATGGGCGCGGGCGCGGCGCGTATCGCGGCCGACTACATCCGCCAGCGTGCCGGCGACGCGATGTCGCACCCGCTGCGGCCTCCGGTGTGTGGTATCGTGCTCGGTTCGGGGCTTGGCGGCCTGGCCGAACATATCGTGGACGCGGTGCGCATTCCGTTCTCGCACATCCCGGGATTCCCCACGGCGACGGTGGCGGGACACGCGGGGCAGTTGCTGGTGGGCACGCTGGCCGATCGGCCCGTGGTCGCGCTGGCAGGGCGTTTCCACATGTACGAGGGGCACGATGCGGCACTCGCCGCGTTCCCCGTGCGTGTGCTGCATGCGCTGGGCGCGCCGGTGTACATCGCGTCGAACGCGGCCGGCGGTGTGCGTCGCACGTTCGAACCGGGGGATCTGATGCTGATCGCCGATCACATGAATCTCATGTACCGCAATCCGCTCATTGGCCGTCCCGAGCCCGGCGACGAGCGTTTCCCCGACATGTCCGATCCCTACGACCGGGGACTGCGCGCGCTCATGCGCACTGCGGCGCAGCAGGTGGGGGTGCCGCTGCACGAGGGCGTGTACTGCGGACTGCTGGGCCCCACCTACGAAACGCCCGCGGAGGTGCGCATGCTCGAGCGGCTGGGTGTGGATGCGGTGGGCATGTCGACGGTGCCCGAAGTGATCGTCGCCCGCGCCGTGGGCATGCGTGCGGTTGCCGTTTCCTGCATCACCAACAAGGCGGCCGGTCTTTCGCATCAGGCATTGTCACATGCCGAAGTCATGGACGCGGGCCGCGCCGTGGCGGGGCGCTTCGAGTCGCTGATCACGGAGTTCGTGCGGCGGCTGCCGGATGGGGGCTGA
- the add gene encoding adenosine deaminase: protein MSLSDINIDDTTLAELIRRLPKAELHCHLDGSLRSSTLMELSAARGITLPAATPDALASWMRVDDARNLEEYLARFDVTLAVMQTVAELERVAYEFVVDAALDGVRYIEARFCPALNTREGLRVDEVMDAVLRGLSRGERESGTVARVIVCALRSFPWPHAMEMAELAVAYRDRGVVAFDLAGGELGNPAHVHAQAFDFARNANLAVTVHAGEGDGATSIAEAVHRCATDRIGHGTRLQEDATLESYVVDRRIPLEVCPTSNVQTRVAHTFAEHPLARYVALGAVVTINTDNRLMSGVSLSDEFRHCVTQLRFDAGTIASLALNAFDASFLPWADRQRLRRDAVRDLDLWMQNASSVFVAHPTASQGVGA, encoded by the coding sequence ATGAGTCTATCAGACATAAACATCGACGACACCACGCTGGCGGAGCTGATCCGCCGGTTGCCCAAGGCCGAGTTGCACTGTCATCTGGATGGATCGCTGCGGTCGTCCACATTGATGGAACTGTCGGCCGCACGCGGCATCACGCTGCCGGCGGCCACACCCGACGCGCTGGCATCGTGGATGCGCGTGGACGATGCGCGCAATCTCGAAGAATATCTGGCCCGGTTCGACGTCACACTGGCCGTCATGCAGACCGTCGCCGAACTGGAGCGCGTGGCCTACGAGTTCGTCGTCGATGCCGCGCTGGACGGAGTGCGATACATCGAGGCCCGTTTCTGCCCGGCACTCAACACGCGGGAAGGGCTGCGTGTGGACGAGGTGATGGACGCGGTGTTGCGGGGGCTTTCCCGGGGCGAACGCGAATCGGGCACGGTGGCCCGCGTGATCGTCTGTGCGCTGCGCAGTTTCCCGTGGCCACATGCGATGGAGATGGCCGAGTTGGCGGTGGCGTACCGGGACCGCGGGGTGGTGGCATTCGATCTGGCGGGTGGCGAGTTGGGCAATCCGGCGCATGTGCATGCCCAGGCTTTCGATTTTGCGCGCAATGCCAATCTGGCCGTCACGGTGCACGCGGGCGAAGGTGATGGCGCGACTTCGATTGCCGAGGCGGTCCATCGCTGCGCCACCGATCGTATCGGGCATGGAACCCGTCTGCAGGAAGATGCGACGCTCGAATCGTATGTGGTCGATCGCCGCATCCCCCTGGAAGTATGTCCGACCAGCAACGTGCAGACGCGGGTCGCGCACACGTTCGCGGAGCATCCGTTGGCGCGGTATGTGGCGCTCGGCGCCGTGGTGACCATCAATACCGACAACCGGCTCATGAGCGGGGTGTCGTTGAGCGACGAATTCCGGCACTGCGTGACGCAGCTGCGTTTCGATGCCGGCACGATCGCATCGCTGGCCCTCAATGCCTTCGATGCGTCTTTTCTGCCGTGGGCCGATCGTCAGCGATTGCGTCGTGACGCTGTGCGCGATCTCGACCTGTGGATGCAGAATGCGTCGTCCGTCTTCGTTGCGCATCCGACCGCGTCCCAGGGAGTCGGTGCATGA
- a CDS encoding 5'-nucleotidase C-terminal domain-containing protein, giving the protein MEQLPAGLQCVVRRRSALLALATTLGAIAPAALPSPAGAQTKVDLVIASTTDVHGRLRGWDYYAGAPDPTHSLASAATIIDSVRGANPGRVVLVEAGDILQGNPLTYVAARVAPPPVHPVIAAMNVMRYDAAVLGNHEFNYGVPLLKRAIAQAGFPFVAANVHYTDGRRFVAPLAMVTRAGVRIAIVGGTTPGSMVWDRDNLQQAGVTVSDIVPAVKASVAEARRRKADVVVVLLHSGLGEPATYDSVATGLPSENVAGRIPREIPGVDVVVFGHSHREVVDTTIGGALVMQPRNWAGSVGVGTLTLEKTKGKWTVVAKRGERVLVTGHKESPAILAAFARTHETARTWVQTVVGRTSVAWRSDSARVTDVPLMDLVAEVMRRETKSDLAAVSVFSLDATLPAGDITRAMIARLYPYDNTLRAVRVTGAQIRAYLEHSARYYRSLGPDGQPPANGIIDPAVAGYNFDMLAGVDYVLDLRQPVGQRVTRLQYQGRDVQPGDTFTMAVNNYRQSGGGAYAMLADAPVIYERDTDIRQLVIAEIERVKQIEPAQYFTANWTIEPAAAREAIMREQQRGRRAEATGRASASTVSTTPGQRTLRVIAMSDFHAQLAPRVEGGSPMGGAVALSAALRKAQGECVAPACENVIIDAGDLFTGTPASDWDSGRPTVGVVNRFDIAAGALGNHEFDLGQDTLRVRLRELRYRVLGANVRGPDGQMPSWLRADTMVQRGGIRIGIVGAAGTHTSTSASRRKVEGLTFLDPLPVYRERARALRAAGAQVIIFVVHDGGRCERDRPTVCEGEGIALGRRVAALGAERPDVYVMGHAHVNLAFDFDGMPAVEPTSSGRGIVVVDLPVGGGAARTEIRPVRGNVTEGAEPSVDSIVRVASARSEAKEQQPVATIAADLRRTGNQYPLGNLIADAVRTIGAGDIGMMNNGGIRVDVRAGPIAFGGVHRISPFGNMLVRMRVRGRDLKPMMERTFARNAPDAHVSGLLIEYDATKPDGQRITRLTAANGAAIVPDRIYSVVMNDFMIDDLYLDLQKTAVSVEYLPIQDSDALAEYLRRQPQPVQADSTVRIRSVSPGAR; this is encoded by the coding sequence ATGGAACAACTGCCTGCAGGTCTCCAATGCGTGGTCCGCCGACGGTCGGCGCTCCTGGCCCTGGCGACGACCCTGGGCGCGATCGCCCCCGCCGCGCTCCCGTCTCCCGCCGGCGCCCAGACCAAGGTGGATCTGGTCATCGCCTCCACCACCGATGTGCACGGTCGCCTGCGTGGCTGGGACTACTACGCCGGCGCGCCCGACCCTACGCACTCGCTGGCGTCCGCGGCCACGATCATCGACTCGGTCCGTGGCGCCAATCCCGGACGGGTGGTGCTGGTGGAGGCCGGTGACATTCTGCAGGGCAACCCGCTGACGTATGTGGCCGCGCGGGTGGCGCCTCCACCGGTGCATCCGGTGATCGCCGCCATGAACGTGATGCGCTACGACGCGGCCGTGCTGGGCAATCACGAATTCAACTACGGCGTGCCGTTGCTGAAACGCGCCATCGCCCAGGCCGGATTCCCGTTCGTGGCCGCGAACGTGCACTACACCGATGGCCGCCGGTTCGTCGCCCCACTGGCCATGGTGACACGGGCCGGTGTGCGTATCGCCATCGTAGGCGGGACCACCCCCGGATCGATGGTGTGGGACCGCGACAATCTGCAGCAGGCCGGTGTGACGGTGTCCGACATCGTCCCCGCCGTGAAGGCCTCGGTGGCCGAGGCGCGACGTCGCAAGGCCGACGTCGTCGTCGTGCTGCTGCACTCGGGACTGGGGGAGCCGGCCACGTACGACAGCGTGGCCACCGGCTTGCCGTCGGAGAATGTGGCGGGACGCATCCCGCGGGAGATCCCGGGCGTGGACGTGGTGGTGTTCGGCCACTCCCATCGGGAAGTGGTGGACACCACCATCGGCGGCGCGCTGGTGATGCAGCCGCGGAACTGGGCCGGTTCGGTGGGAGTGGGCACCCTCACGCTGGAAAAGACCAAGGGCAAGTGGACCGTGGTCGCCAAGCGCGGGGAACGGGTGCTGGTCACGGGACACAAGGAGTCACCCGCGATCCTGGCCGCGTTCGCGCGGACACACGAGACCGCCCGCACCTGGGTGCAGACGGTGGTGGGCCGCACGTCGGTGGCATGGCGGTCCGACAGTGCGCGGGTGACCGATGTGCCGCTCATGGATCTGGTGGCCGAGGTGATGCGACGCGAAACCAAGTCGGATCTCGCCGCGGTGTCGGTGTTCTCACTGGACGCCACGTTGCCGGCCGGTGACATCACGCGGGCCATGATCGCGCGGCTCTATCCGTACGACAATACGCTGCGGGCCGTGCGGGTCACGGGGGCGCAGATCCGGGCCTACCTCGAGCACTCGGCGCGTTACTACCGCTCCCTGGGCCCGGACGGGCAGCCTCCCGCCAATGGGATCATCGATCCGGCGGTGGCTGGCTACAACTTCGACATGCTGGCCGGTGTCGACTACGTGCTCGACCTGCGGCAGCCCGTGGGACAGCGCGTGACGCGCCTGCAGTATCAGGGGCGCGACGTGCAGCCCGGCGATACGTTCACCATGGCGGTGAACAATTACCGGCAGTCGGGCGGCGGTGCGTACGCGATGCTGGCCGATGCGCCCGTGATCTACGAGCGGGACACCGATATCCGTCAACTCGTCATCGCGGAAATCGAGCGGGTGAAGCAGATCGAGCCGGCCCAGTACTTCACGGCCAACTGGACCATCGAGCCGGCCGCGGCGCGCGAAGCCATCATGCGTGAGCAGCAGCGTGGGCGCCGCGCCGAGGCCACAGGTCGGGCCTCCGCATCGACCGTCAGCACCACACCCGGTCAGCGGACGTTGCGTGTCATCGCGATGAGCGATTTTCACGCGCAACTGGCGCCCCGTGTCGAGGGCGGCAGCCCCATGGGTGGTGCCGTGGCGCTGTCCGCCGCCTTGCGCAAGGCGCAGGGGGAGTGTGTCGCGCCGGCCTGTGAGAACGTCATCATCGATGCCGGCGATCTGTTCACTGGCACGCCGGCATCCGACTGGGATTCGGGACGGCCCACGGTGGGCGTGGTGAACCGGTTCGATATCGCCGCGGGGGCACTGGGCAATCACGAGTTCGATCTGGGCCAGGACACCCTGCGCGTGCGTCTGCGGGAGCTCCGCTACCGGGTGCTCGGCGCCAATGTCCGTGGCCCCGATGGGCAGATGCCTTCGTGGCTGCGCGCCGACACGATGGTGCAGCGCGGCGGCATCCGCATCGGCATCGTGGGCGCGGCGGGCACGCACACGTCGACCAGCGCCAGTCGCCGCAAGGTGGAGGGGCTGACCTTCCTCGATCCGCTTCCGGTGTATCGGGAGCGGGCCCGCGCGCTGCGCGCGGCCGGCGCGCAGGTGATCATCTTCGTCGTTCATGACGGGGGACGGTGCGAGCGCGATCGGCCCACGGTGTGTGAAGGGGAGGGCATCGCGCTGGGACGGCGTGTCGCGGCGCTGGGCGCCGAACGTCCCGATGTGTACGTGATGGGACACGCGCACGTGAACCTCGCGTTCGACTTCGATGGCATGCCGGCCGTGGAGCCTACGTCGAGCGGACGCGGCATCGTCGTGGTCGATCTGCCGGTGGGTGGCGGTGCGGCGCGCACGGAAATCCGTCCCGTGCGCGGCAATGTGACGGAGGGCGCCGAGCCGTCGGTGGATTCCATCGTGCGGGTGGCATCGGCGCGCTCGGAGGCCAAGGAACAGCAGCCCGTGGCCACCATCGCCGCCGATCTGCGTCGCACGGGCAATCAGTATCCCCTCGGCAACCTCATCGCCGATGCCGTGCGTACCATCGGTGCCGGCGATATCGGCATGATGAACAACGGCGGCATTCGTGTGGACGTGCGGGCGGGACCGATCGCGTTCGGAGGGGTGCATCGGATCAGTCCCTTCGGGAACATGCTGGTGCGCATGCGCGTCCGTGGCCGCGATCTCAAACCCATGATGGAGCGCACGTTCGCGCGCAACGCGCCCGACGCGCACGTGAGCGGATTGCTCATCGAATACGATGCGACCAAGCCCGACGGGCAGCGTATCACGCGTCTGACCGCAGCCAACGGTGCCGCGATCGTTCCCGATCGCATCTACAGCGTGGTCATGAACGATTTCATGATCGACGATCTCTATCTGGATCTGCAGAAGACGGCGGTTTCGGTGGAATACCTGCCCATCCAGGACAGCGATGCCCTGGCCGAGTATCTGCGACGTCAACCGCAGCCGGTGCAGGCCGATAGCACCGTGCGTATCCGTTCCGTTTCACCGGGTGCCCGCTGA
- a CDS encoding M48 family metallopeptidase translates to MVLSRRLGARLAGTSLAAIVLLFGACVPNTSQEVAMGNDYAQQVERELPMVRDPEVVRYINVLGDSIARVVDDRSLTWRFNVVDQSDINAFAVPGGHIYVNRGLIEKTTNMSELAGVIGHEIAHVTQRHSMKQMAAAQRANAGLSIGCILAPSFCQGAAGAGVQVLAQAGFAKFSRDDEAEADRYGVKYVTRAGIDPRGMPSMFRILLAERQRNPSGVEGFFSSHPVEESRIEATEKEIEKIDPVILKSLTRDSPAFQAFKRRLASLPHTQTGR, encoded by the coding sequence ATGGTCCTCTCGAGACGCCTTGGAGCACGTCTGGCCGGCACGTCACTGGCCGCCATCGTGCTGCTGTTCGGAGCCTGTGTGCCCAACACGAGTCAGGAAGTGGCCATGGGCAACGACTACGCGCAGCAGGTCGAGCGCGAACTGCCCATGGTCCGCGATCCCGAAGTCGTGCGGTACATCAACGTGCTCGGCGATTCCATCGCGCGCGTGGTGGACGACCGGAGTCTGACCTGGCGCTTCAACGTCGTGGATCAGAGCGACATCAACGCGTTCGCCGTGCCCGGTGGTCACATCTACGTCAATCGTGGGCTGATCGAGAAGACCACCAACATGTCCGAACTGGCCGGCGTGATCGGTCATGAAATCGCGCACGTCACGCAGCGTCACAGCATGAAGCAGATGGCCGCCGCGCAGCGGGCCAACGCCGGACTCAGCATCGGCTGCATTCTGGCACCGTCCTTCTGTCAGGGTGCCGCCGGCGCGGGTGTGCAGGTCCTGGCGCAGGCGGGCTTTGCGAAGTTCAGCCGTGATGACGAAGCCGAAGCCGATCGTTATGGCGTGAAGTACGTGACGCGGGCGGGTATCGACCCGCGGGGCATGCCGAGCATGTTCCGCATCCTGCTCGCCGAGCGCCAGCGCAATCCCTCGGGGGTGGAAGGGTTCTTCTCGTCACATCCGGTGGAGGAGAGCCGCATCGAAGCCACCGAAAAGGAGATCGAGAAGATCGACCCGGTGATTCTCAAGTCCCTCACGCGCGATTCACCGGCCTTTCAGGCCTTCAAGCGGCGGCTGGCCAGTTTGCCGCATACGCAGACGGGGCGGTAG
- a CDS encoding RNA methyltransferase: MKLLTLARDLQRRKGRERQQRFVAEGVRAVETLLASPLAITGMLASPDGASDARRARLLTEARARGIPVLEVTESELLSAADTESPQGVLAVAEIPTRRLPDPMPRQARLLILDALQDPGNVGTVIRTAAALEVTATIALPGTVDLWNAKVVRGSMGALFQHPALAMSWAECAAALAAQGFGILAADTDGQPLEEMLRAGIPDRVALVVSNEGAGLSPEVASAVTRRVAIAMAPEVESLNVGVATGILLHGLREGQRGEPVATGPSGSS; encoded by the coding sequence GTGAAGCTACTGACCCTTGCCCGTGATCTGCAGCGCCGAAAGGGCCGCGAGCGCCAGCAGCGTTTCGTGGCCGAGGGCGTGCGCGCGGTGGAGACCCTGCTGGCATCGCCCCTGGCGATCACCGGCATGCTGGCCAGTCCCGATGGCGCGTCGGACGCCCGTCGTGCGCGTCTCCTGACCGAGGCGCGGGCGCGGGGGATTCCCGTGCTGGAGGTCACGGAGAGCGAACTGCTGAGCGCGGCCGATACGGAGTCCCCGCAGGGCGTGCTGGCGGTGGCGGAGATCCCCACCCGTCGCCTGCCGGACCCCATGCCGCGCCAGGCCCGTCTGCTCATCCTGGACGCCCTGCAGGACCCCGGAAACGTGGGTACCGTCATCAGGACCGCGGCGGCGCTGGAAGTCACCGCCACGATCGCCCTGCCTGGCACGGTGGACCTCTGGAACGCCAAGGTCGTGCGGGGCAGCATGGGCGCCCTGTTCCAGCATCCGGCACTGGCGATGTCCTGGGCGGAGTGCGCCGCGGCCCTTGCCGCTCAGGGATTCGGGATCCTCGCGGCCGACACGGACGGCCAGCCCCTGGAGGAGATGCTCCGCGCGGGCATTCCCGATCGTGTGGCGCTCGTCGTGAGCAATGAAGGGGCAGGGCTGTCGCCCGAGGTGGCGAGCGCCGTCACCCGCCGGGTGGCCATCGCCATGGCCCCCGAAGTGGAATCGCTCAATGTGGGCGTGGCCACCGGCATCCTGCTGCATGGTCTGCGGGAAGGACAACGCGGAGAACCCGTGGCGACCGGCCCCTCTGGTTCGTCCTGA
- a CDS encoding prepilin peptidase: MVADIDYTGPLTAGLLHALPLFDQLLILVPVFVLGAAIGSFLNVCISRWPLELSVVRPRSRCPRCERPIQWHENIPLVSWLLLRGKCRGCALPISMQYPLVELLVGLGWVASVYAFGMSFEAVRVAVFGTILFGIAVTDAKHYLIPDGFTVSGLVLMLGFAIANFFLQESTRFASAWPAILGACVGAGAITLIGWLAEVVMKREAMGFGDTTLMAVVGAAVGAERSLLTIIVGAFVGAVVFLVIVGPIVKIRSARRNEPFAFPDVPFGVFLAPAAMLVLLWGDALITWYMQRAFPA, translated from the coding sequence ATGGTCGCCGATATCGATTACACCGGTCCGCTCACGGCAGGATTGCTCCACGCACTCCCGTTGTTCGATCAGCTGCTCATCCTGGTGCCCGTCTTCGTTCTGGGCGCCGCGATCGGCTCGTTCCTGAACGTCTGCATTTCGCGCTGGCCGCTGGAGCTGAGCGTGGTGCGGCCCCGTTCACGCTGCCCGCGCTGCGAACGGCCTATCCAGTGGCACGAGAACATTCCGTTGGTGAGCTGGCTGCTGCTGCGCGGCAAATGCCGCGGATGTGCGCTGCCCATCTCCATGCAATATCCCCTGGTGGAGTTGCTCGTGGGACTGGGCTGGGTGGCCAGTGTGTACGCCTTCGGCATGTCCTTCGAAGCCGTGCGGGTGGCGGTGTTCGGCACCATCCTCTTCGGCATCGCGGTGACCGATGCGAAGCACTACCTCATTCCGGATGGATTCACCGTCTCCGGTCTCGTGCTGATGCTGGGGTTCGCCATCGCGAACTTCTTCCTGCAGGAGTCCACCCGTTTTGCCTCCGCCTGGCCGGCCATTCTGGGCGCCTGCGTGGGCGCGGGTGCCATCACGCTGATCGGATGGCTCGCCGAGGTCGTGATGAAACGCGAAGCCATGGGGTTCGGTGATACCACACTGATGGCGGTGGTGGGCGCCGCCGTGGGCGCCGAACGCTCGCTGCTCACCATCATCGTGGGGGCATTCGTGGGCGCCGTGGTGTTTCTCGTGATCGTCGGACCCATCGTGAAGATCCGCAGTGCGCGTCGCAATGAACCCTTTGCCTTCCCCGATGTACCATTCGGGGTATTCCTTGCGCCGGCCGCGATGCTGGTCTTGCTTTGGGGTGATGCGCTGATCACGTGGTACATGCAGCGCGCGTTCCCCGCCTGA